In one Plasmodium vivax chromosome 4, whole genome shotgun sequence genomic region, the following are encoded:
- a CDS encoding hypothetical protein, conserved (encoded by transcript PVX_002705A): MEEPAGDEKDPPTKKDQIEKLKGSIDDLLNDGNALSDLETLKESLAKLEFHTEHNNADLATHLGETQRTSSAHNDRTCLQLRRELLKQKNLNWCLSLKVRSIHMKLNSLYAKKEQLERSVQNRMREIELQVLAGASPHQVELSGEGVLSSLPPRTPANEGATNEEALNEEKKKVEELKRMVETHEKTIQVREAEKAKSALELKSCKDKLNEEIERNANLYKKIRTYEANLERVKQEGEKYLDELDELRGQLQKWRSANSQVEERNKILQEEKGRLTQANNGLKIRLQRVQACLTDCRQRERAFTSCSRKIMSVAAFLRGGGRVSGRASGMVSGAVGNTLGDTMGAMGDTVLDTMDDSLGGALDDTMDDAIDPTFAQAELQLDAIWASVRALVGAKREFEGQRDELERARAEAQAAKRELERKKRSYEEVKQQLGELQTRQQRNEEEVTTAKEKDERTITQLRQTLQEEVKLTNEYKNKNEYNLMRIRRLKRRENKMLFQMNQLRRYIEEKRTNLERANEESSNQIKHVKQRNKELVVNLNDIHVQLQRCVGQVTTVSKNMKVVEREKQKLAQQLRIMKSQNGELARELQTTREKNGAMKMKVYALSSRMRKMEAKMKAKMKEKMEAKMKNVNVKLSKIVKHHAKCNRNYKEELCRKEEHLEELQTKQKELQTKQKQLQEELKEKEKTIHRNDACLQKMEEAIKLHEQEKDNLNEELKKKNLFIESKEEKIDRLSNIESDLLKRGKMNQLKLIERNREIESNLSQLKKIKMENAKLHGVADKLKKELIDAELRCKMAYRALEKLKEEKKKIITSLENDLQEREKCLQVTQQRVELLTREKNDDQCSTQNELRLLQKQVEQLTREKEACVEKEKQQSRQLQQLESERQQLGSQLQQMNSQLQLSEQKLKEEIASNEEGKRQNESLSNQVDECQRKVQKQEEEIKTLLKVQQTSERERMDEYNHNEEALKQRFEEEKENMKRQFEALMQTEKETQQKQMKEMATQKEKQIEELSKEMQAEKERCQRDVESLREAHKREVIQMKEETQKEMNRMKDICEQSRKEELLKIEKEKNLQSKLDECTALLKEKDEELRLAIRQYDQKLQAQNREMEALVNECEQKLREARSARRAGTIASAAEEERKLERMERMEKLEKCVEAADEDVSNIGDAATPANPAHIAQLEESLREGETKIGQLEKELLDSRRELAQLAQKNRELADGKAEADREVANLVAENERLKGERLKEERLKEERLKEERLKEERLKEERLKEERLTEERLTEERLKEERLTEERLTEERLTEERLTEEEPLPVAGKKKKKRHKKGTSKKGRRETEQTCDEGGPTEGSNTEEGKKKTEAKRKKGKGKGKGKTGWEDADEEGNAADGNHRDSGDTREETEEGEALLGADAHMASLSLVPSNEQNCYAFLKVINVKLDEIVEKLKAKEDPLLINDALNKINMAISTWNLFADPNAATVGESGGEAPTDGEVPPDEEPLPGGEASQTDEAEPTDADIGEGHFSDERYEALKREVAEKVELILQMV, encoded by the exons atggaagaaccAGCGGGAGATGAGAAGGACCCACCCACCAAGAAAG ACCAAATTGAAAAGTTAAAGGGCAGCATCGACGACTTACTAAACGATGGGAACGCCCTGTCAGATTTGGAGACTCTAAAAGAGTCACTCGCCAAACTGGAGTTTCACACAGAGCACAATAACGCG GACCTGGCCACCCACCTCGGAGAGACGCAGCGGACCAGCAGTGCCCACAATGATAGAAcg TGCTTGCAGCTGAGGAGGGAACTGCTCAAGCAGAAGAACCTAAACTGGTGCCTGTCTCTGAAGGTCCGAAGCATACACATGAAGCTAAACAGCCTCTATGCCAAAAAGGAGCAGCTTGAAAGGAGCGTGCAAAACAGGATGAGGGAGATAGAGTTGCAGGTCCTCGCTGGAGCTTCGCCGCACCAGGTAGAGCTAAGTGGTGAGGGGGTTCTAAGCAGTCTGCCCCCTCGCACGCCGGCAAATGAAGGTGCCACAAATGAGGAGGCcctaaatgaagaaaaaaaaaaagtggaggaaTTAAAGCGAATGGTAGAAACGCACGAAAAGACCATCCAGGTGAGGGAAGCGGAGAAGGCCAAGTCCGCGTTGGAGCTGAAGAGCTGTAAGGACAAGCTAAACGAGGAAATCGAAAGGAATGcaaatttatataagaaGATAAGAACGTACGAAGCGAATTTGGAGAGAGTAAAACAGGAGGGAGAAAAGTACCTGGATGAGCTGGATGAGCTTAGAGGGCAGCTGCAAAAGTGGCGAAGTGCAAACAGCCAAGTGGaggagaggaacaaaatcctgcaggaggagaagggcAGATTGACGCAAGCGAATAATGGGCTGAAGATAAGGCTGCAACGTGTGCAGGCGTGCCTGACCGACTGCAGGCAGAGGGAGCGCGCCTTCACCAGCTGCTCGCGCAAGATAATGAGTGTCGCCGCGTTTCTGCGGGGAGGCGGCAGGGTCAGCGGCAGGGCGAGCGGCATGGTCAGCGGCGCGGTGGGCAACACGTTGGGAGATACGATGGGCGCGATGGGAGATACAGTGTTAGACACGATGGACGACTCGTTGGGCGGTGCCTTGGACGACACCATGGACGATGCGATCGACCCCACCTTTGCGCAGGCGGAGCTGCAGCTGGACGCCATTTGGGCCTCCGTCCGGGCCTTGGTCGGGGCGAAGCGCGAGTTCGAG GGCCAACGGGACGAGCTGGAGCGAGCGCGAGCCGAGGCGCAGGCCGCGAAGAGGGAGCtcgaaaggaagaagaggagctACGAGGAAGTGAAGCAGCAACTGGGCGAGCTGCAAACGAGGCAGCAACggaatgaagaagaagttaCAACGgcgaaggagaaggacgAGAGGACCATTACGCAGCTAAGACAGACACTACAGGAGGAGGTTAAGCTAACCAAcgaatataaaaacaaaaatgaatacaacTTGATGAGGATTAGACGACTGAAgaggagagaaaataaaatgcttttTCAAATGAACCAGTTGAGGAGGTACATAGAGGAGAAGAGGACCAATTTGGAACGAGCAAACGAAGAGAGTAGCAACCAAATTAAGCACGTCAAGCAGAGGAACAAAGAGTTGGTCGTCAACCTGAATGACATCCACGTGCAGTTGCAAAGATGCGTAGGTCAAGTCACCACCGTCAGTAAGAATATGAAAGTGgtggagagggagaagcaaaagctCGCGCAGCAATTGCGTATTATGAAAtcccaaaatggagagctgGCCAGAGAGTTGCAAACGactagggaaaaaaacggcgCAATGAAAATGAAGGTGTATGCACTGAGCAGCAGAATGAGGAAAatggaagcaaaaatgaaagcaaaaatgaaggaaaaaatggaagcaaaaatgaaaaacgttAATGTAAAGCTGAGCAAAATTGTGAAACACCATGCCAAGTGCAACAGAAACTACAAAGAGGAGCTCTGCCGGAAGGAGGAACACCTCGAAGAGCTCCAAACGAAGCAGAAGGAGCTGCAaacgaagcagaagcagctgcaggaggagctgaaggagaaggaaaagaccATCCACAGAAACGATGcatgtttgcaaaaaatggaagaagcaaTTAAGCTGCACGAACAGGAGAAGGACAACCTGAAtgaggaattaaaaaaaaaaaatttatttatagaaagtaaagaggaaaaaatagacaGGCTCAGTAACATAGAAAGCGATTTGCTCAagagaggaaaaatgaaccaaCTGAAGCTCATCGAAAGGAACAGGGAAATAGAAAGCAACCTCTCCCAgttgaagaaaattaaaatggaaaatgcaAAGCTGCATGGAGTGGCGGATAAGCTGAAGAAGGAATTGATCGACGCAGAGCTGAGGTGCAAAATGGCCTACCGcgctttggaaaaattgaaagaggaaaaaaaaaaaataattacaagtTTAGAGAACGACTTGCAGGAGAGGGAGAAATGCCTCCAGGTGACACAGCAGAGGGTCGAGCTCCTCACGCGGGAAAAGAATGATGACCAGTGCAGCACTCAGAACGAATTGAGGCTGCTGCAAAAGCAGGTGGAGCAGCTAAcaagggaaaaggaagcgtgcgtggagaaggagaagcaacaGAGCCGTCAGCTGCAACAGCTGGAGAGTGAACGGCAGCAACTGGGCAGTCAGCTGCAACAAATGAATAGCCAACTGCAACTGTCGGAGCAGAAGCTAAAGGAAGAAATCGCAAGCAatgaggaggggaaaaggcaaaacgaaAGCCTCTCCAACCAGGTGGACGAATGCCAGAGGAAGGTACAAAaacaggaggaagaaataaagaCGCTGCTGAAGGTGCAGCAAACCAGTGAGCGTGAGAGGATGGACGAGTACAACCACAATGAAGAGGCTCTAAAGCAGCGctttgaagaggaaaaagaaaatatgaaaCGCCAGTTTGAGGCACTAATGCAGACAGAGAAGGAGACTCAGCAGAAACAAATGAAAGAGATGGCCACccagaaggaaaaacaaatcgaGGAGTTATCCAAAGAAATGCAAGCGGAGAAAGAACGCTGCCAAAGGGATGTAGAATCCTTGAGGGAGGCACACAAACGAGAGGTAATCCAAATGAAGGAGGAAACCCAAAAGGAAATGAACCGAATGAAAGACATTTGCGAGCAAAGCCGGAAAGAAGAACTGctcaaaatagaaaaagaaaaaaacctCCAGAGTAAGCTCGACGAATGCACCGCTCtcctgaaggagaaggacgaAGAGCTGCGGCTCGCCATTCGACAGTACGACCAGAAGCTGCAGGCCCAAAATAGGGAAATGGAGGCCCTGGTGAACGAGTGCGAGCAGAAGCTCCGGGAGGCCCGGTCGGCCAGGCGGGCCGGCACCATCGCAAGTGCCGCGGAGGAGGAGAGAAAGTTGGAAAGGATGGAAAGGATGGAAAAACTGGAAAAATGCGTGGAGGCCGCAGATGAGGATGTCTCCAACATAGGGgacgccgctacccccgctAACCCTGCCCACATCGCGCAGCTCGAGGAAAGCCTGCGGGAAGGCGAAACGAAGATCGGCCAACTCGAGAAGGAGCTGCTCGACTCGAGGCGGGAGTTGGCCCAGTTGGCGCAGAAGAACCGCGAGCTGGCCGACGGCAAAGCGGAGGCAGACAGGGAGGTTGCCAATTTGGTGGCGGAGAATGAGCGGTTGAAGGGGGAGCGGCTGAAGGAGGAGCGGCTGAAGGAGGAGCGGCTGAAGGAGGAGCGGTTGAAGGAGGAGCGGTTGAAGGAGGAGCGGCTGAAGGAGGAGCGGCTAACGGAGGAGCGGCTGACGGAGGAGCGGCTGAAGGAGGAGCGGCTAACGGAGGAGCGGCTAACGGAGGAGCGGCTAACGGAGGAGCGGCTGACGGAGGAAGAGCCCCTGCCAGTCgcgggaaagaaaaaaaaaaagaggcataAGAAGGGCACCTCCAAGAAGGGGCGCCGTGAAACGGAGCAGACTTGCGACGAGGGGGGCCCCACGGAGGGAAGTAACacggaggaggggaagaagaaaacggaggcgaagaggaaaaaaggaaagggaaaaggaaaaggcaaaactgGTTGGGAAGATGCAGATGAAGAGGGCAATGCGGCCGATGGAAACCACCGCGACAGTGGCGACACGCGAGAAGAGACcgaggaaggggaagcgcTCCTCGGCGCAGACGCACACATGGCATCCCTCAGCCTCGTCCCATCAAACGAACAAAACTGCTACGCATTCCTGAAAGTGATAAACGTGAAACTAGACGAAATCGTGGAGAAGCTTAAAGCCAAGGAGGACCCCCTGCTCATAAACGACGCGCTCAACAAAATCAATATGGCCATCTCGACGTGGAACTTGTTCGCAGACCCGAACGCGGCAACGGTGGGGGAGtcggggggagaagccccAACAGATGGAGAAGTCCCACCAGATGAGGAGCCCCTACCGGGTGGCGAAGCCTCACAGACTGATGAGGCCGAACCGACCGATGCAGACATAGGCGAGGGGCACTTCTCCGACGAGCGGTATGAAGCCCTCAAGAGGGAAGTCGCCGAAAAGGTGGAGCTCATTCTCCAGATGGTGTGA
- a CDS encoding hypothetical protein, conserved (encoded by transcript PVX_002700A), whose translation MITKILNGWRISFFFNLTTFIVQQLGLYYILFEYNKLILLLCTFDIYIFIHFCFNNSQSFAAVKGGNCWILYVYSISFKVIFMYFFAFNENAYSEETNTDYYNKCVIFALLSFSTLIYTALSVKSYKQLYPDEMTITNEKIFHNNLILHVVIDLFDIFELLFTLVKLSYIVKNTNFWIKIIGGVLISFSLYLNAYSFPIISLVTEKNRKNLDLGDIYFCKKHAAVIGIILVDIPFMILRFYFLASYVSSVHFQPLLIKNVCFIPIKCLTIKHCNLIFERLRRNIDHTENGGRVGQPLAIAKQTNGNNNTSKSDDGTLLVYGSPGGNKPNVANRPSGGVLKKRSIVSLSATGCNNSLDIKSVQSMRNEADVLAGETAAPRRKKVTTTADTKQDGEQISGSANAPISPSLCEYFEHLVENQVATFRKLNVKKNKIGKKFTMNKLMYTNVSNNERYHCYLDDSLKVSYLNQIRLIIPYVTYCLGKIAMSIVIYFFYAKIEIHDLKIILTQSGMYFKLFEHNHIMFVVSFLIILGNSIISFLCSVFLSSLVEVLFFTLFIFVKCTSDFLFLLLLVYNNIFEIFLRNLNKSEKYAPYFYLLFAVIPSFKIIRNIYVFLCSLSGRQFIGYIIRPFMNETSKSKLPPFLGINGVGGEAVSGLTGSLGGEGANGVASAPAMRALQTDELNLFNSQESTHKNSFKGDYKGFISIASLLIYINTKHMHGLSSLSILMIGNNFIKNLRLNYNLKNNHLLLILLTLLPRFLLLLFICLHHKSKFLTDECVRMFYCGVTFTFILDLIFKAGYLIVSHNIRVCAAYNLHLKSMYEDVYYSARARGDAQKNHLRDLHSKYQMNHFYVRTVPLFSELV comes from the coding sequence ATGATCACGAAAATCCTGAACGGGTGGCGCATCTCGTTCTTCTTCAACCTGACGACCTTCATCGTGCAGCAGCTGGGGCTGTACTACATCCTCTTCGAGTACAACAAGCTGATCCTCCTCCTGTGCACCTTCgacatatacattttcatCCACTTCTGCTTCAACAACTCGCAATCGTTTGCGGCCGTCAAGGGGGGCAACTGCTGGATCCTCTACGTGTACTCCATCTCCTTCAAagtcatttttatgtacttttttgCCTTCAACGAAAATGCATACTCAGAAGAAACAAACACAGATTATTACAACAAGTGCGTTATCTTTGCGCTCCTCAGTTTTAGCACGCTCATCTATACGGCCCTGTCTGTGAAATCGTACAAGCAGCTGTACCCAGACGAAATGACCATAACGAACGAGAAGATTTTCCACAACAATTTAATTCTGCACGTCGTGATAGACCTGTTTGACATTTTCGAGTTGCTGTTCACCCTGGTGAAGCTCTCATACATTGTTAAAAATACCAACTTTTGGATTAAAATAATTGGGGGAGTCTTAATTTCGTTTTCTCTCTACTTGAATGCTTACTCCTTTCCGATTATCTCCCTGGTGACAGAaaagaacagaaaaaatttggaCCTGGGGGATATATACTTCTGCAAAAAGCACGCTGCTGTGATTGGCATCATCCTGGTGGACATCCCCTTTATGATTTTGCGCTTTTACTTCCTGGCCTCCTACGTCTCGAGTGTACATTTCCAGCCCCTTCTAATTAAGAACGTGTGCTTTATCCCGATCAAGTGCCTAACTATTAAGCACTGCAACTTGATTTTCGAGAGGCTGCGTCGAAATATAGACCACACGGAGAATGGCGGTCGAGTGGGACAGCCCCTGGCGATTGCCAAGCAAACCAATGGTAATAACAACACGAGCAAGTCGGATGATGGCACCCTCCTTGTGTATGGCTCCCCAGGTGGGAATAAGCCCAACGTGGCCAATCgcccctcggggggggttCTCAAGAAGCGATCCATCGTGTCGTTGAGCGCCACGGGGTGCAACAACTCGTTGGATATCAAATCGGTGCAGTCGATGAGGAATGAGGCGGACGTATTGGCAGGTGAGACTGCCGCTCCTAGGAGGAAGAAAGTCACAACTACCGCTGATACCAAGCAGGATGGCGAACAAATCAGCGGGAGCGCCAATGCCCCAATCTCCCCCAGCCTCTGCGAATACTTCGAGCACCTGGTGGAAAACCAAGTGGCCACCTTCCGAAAGTtaaatgtaaagaaaaacaaaatcggGAAGAAATTCACGATGAATAAACTGATGTACACAAATGTATCGAACAACGAAAGGTATCACTGCTACCTGGATGACAGCCTGAAGGTCTCCTACCTGAACCAGATTCGCCTGATCATCCCTTATGTAACTTATTGCCTGGGGAAAATAGCCATGTCTATAGTGATTTACTTCTTTTACGCAAAGATAGAAATCCACGACTTGAAGATAATCCTCACTCAGTCAGGCATGTACTTCAAACTGTTCGAACATAATCACATCATGTTTgtcgtttcctttttaataatccTCGGCAACTCAatcatatcatttttatgttccgTGTTTCTCTCCAGCTTAGTGGAGGTCCtcttttttactcttttcaTCTTCGTCAAGTGCACCTCCgattttctcttcctcctccttctcgtCTACAACAACATTTTTGAGATCTTCCTGAGGaacctgaacaagtcagaaAAATATGCGCCATATTTTTATCTCCTCTTCGCGGTGATTCCCTCCTTCAAGATCATAAGGAACATTTACGTTTTTCTGTGCTCCTTATCTGGCCGGCAATTCATCGGGTACATCATTCGCCCCTTCATGAACGAGACCAGCAAGAGTAAGCTGCCCCCTTTTCTGGGCATCAACGGGGTGGGCGGAGAGGCAGTAAGCGGATTAACTGGCAGCTTAGGCGGGGAAGGAGCCAACGGAGTGGCGTCTGCTCCCGCTATGCGAGCTCTGCAGACGGACGAACTGAACCTGTTCAATAGCCAAGAATCCACCCACAAAAATAGCTTCAAGGGAGACTACAAGGGGTTCATTTCCATTGCTTCCCTCCTAATCTACATCAACACAAAACACATGCACGGACTCTCCTCCCTCTCGATACTAATGATAGGAAATAACTTCATCAAAAATTTGAGGCtgaattataatttaaagaaCAACCACCTGTTGCTCATCCTTTTGACTCTCCTGCCCCGCTTCCTTCTGCTGCTCTTCATCTGCTTGCACCACAAGTCAAAATTTCTGACAGATGAGTGTGTGCGTATGTTTTACTGTGGAGTTActttcacttttattttggATTTGATTTTCAAGGCGGGCTACCTCATTGTCTCTCACAACATCCGGGTGTGCGCGGCCTACAATTTGCACCTCAAATCTATGTACGAAGACGTTTACTACAGCGCCAGGGCCAGGGGCGACGCGCAGAAGAACCACCTCAGGGACCTGCACAGCAAGTACCAGATGAACCACTTCTACGTGCGCACGGTGCCGCTCTTTTCGGAGCTCGTCTAG
- a CDS encoding hypothetical protein, conserved (encoded by transcript PVX_002710A), with amino-acid sequence MGISKRLALFVAFVLFLWCHDRVRCDEGAMRGAPSGPAPPKEEKSGEAEKAGEAEKAGEAEKAGEAEKAGEAEKAGEAEKAGEAEKAGEAEKAGEAEKASEAKKASEAKKANKADKADTADNAANSGIGGTPPGGEGKEQGQEASVNLKGGASKEQAAKGETATAAASGADGAQAQTTFLQSKEKPQGGKDSPSSASSSSSASSAKNANDSNSASSPTEEEHSVVKEMTPKEEPPKGESPGEGGAKGKDSGAEKAGALRSGGGGGSGGSGGSGEVKEVSKDAPNGASNNATNNAANDAANHATNDVPSKGTDEFYDELKKQSEEEKNADMNFLKILSIGSSLFMQLVLFPSIFKMIKKRTTGEVDGLPYVVLLFSSFLWLVYGMLLNNSAIVCPNFVGLVLGAFYSLMYHKFCKNMWLKQKLFSYYKICGFICFLLYAFLYVLTYEQYELFVGFMAFISSIVNFGAPLSYVQIVIKKKNSSLIPLEIATGSLVCSFLWVTYGFTIKDGFVIVPNLCGFILSLLQIALILLYSNKEAIVNYDEGEAVDFVNEGAAIHVSRKNRYAATENHIFLNEFGVDEENKLGSEEVASTRGTTYGNSGSGSNVKSGNNANGSFFDLAYDETSPLTGTNFGSGFPHGGGAPRQGYLNRSGSAQQDSPLTF; translated from the coding sequence atgggTATTTCGAAAAGGCTCGCACTTTTTGTAGCctttgtgctttttttgtGGTGCCATGATCGAGTGCGGTGTGATGAGGGGGCTATGAGAGGAGCGCCCAGCGGGCCCgccccccccaaggaggagaagtcaggagaagcggagaaggcaggcgaagcggagaaggcaggcgaagcggagaaggcaggcgaagcggagaaggcaggcgaagcggagaaggcaggcgaagcggagaaggcaggcgaagcggagaaggcaggcgaagcggagaaggcaggcgaagcggagaaggcaagcgaagcgaagaaggcaagcgaagcgaagaaggCGAACAAAGCGGACAAGGCGGATACGGCAGACAATGCGGCCAACTCGGGGATCGGAGgcacccccccggggggcgAAGGCAAAGAGCAGGGCCAAGAAGCCAGTGTAAACTTAAAGGGCGGCGCTTCCAAGGAGCAAGCCGCGAAGGGGGAGACGGCCACCGCAGCGGCCAGCGGCGCGGATGGGGCGCAGGCGCAGACGACCTTTTTGCAGAGCAAGGAGAAGCCGCAGGGGGGCAAGGATAGCCCGAGCAGTGCGAGCAGTTCGAGCAGCGCGAGCAGCGCGAAAAATGCGAATGACTCGAACAGTGCGAGCAGCCCAACCGAGGAGGAACACTCCGTGGTTAAGGAAATGACCCCCAAGGAGGAGCCGCCGAAGGGGGAGTCGCCCGGCGAGGGGGGCGCCAAAGGGAAGGACAGCGGGGCGGAGAAGGCCGGAGCGCTTCGcagcgggggaggcggtggaagcggtggaagcggtggaagcggcgaggTGAAAGAGGTGTCAAAGGACGCACCAAATGGTGCTTCAAATAATGCCACAAATAATGCCGCAAATGACGCCGCAAATCATGCCACGAATGACGTGCCGAGCAAAGGCACCGACGAGTTCTACGACGAGCTGAAGAAACAAagcgaagaggagaagaacgCAGACATGAATTTCCTGAAGATCCTATCCATCGGGTCATCCCTCTTTATGCAGTTGGTGTTATTCCCCTCGAtcttcaaaatgataaagaAGAGAACGACCGGAGAGGTAGACGGGCTACCCTACGTAGTGCttctcttttcctccttcctgTGGTTGGTGTATGGGATGCTGTTGAATAACTCCGCCATCGTGTGCCCCAACTTCGTAGGTCTCGTCTTGGGAGCATTCTACTCTCTAATGTATCAtaagttttgcaaaaacatGTGGCTGAAGCAGAAGTTATTTTCTTATTACAAAATATGTGGCTTCATATGCTTTTTACTTTACGCCTTCCTCTACGTGTTAACCTATGAGCAATATGAGTTATTCGTAGGGTTCATGGCGTTCATTTCGAGCATCGTAAACTTTGGTGCCCCTTTGTCCTACGTGCAGATAGTaattaagaagaagaactcCTCCCTGATCCCGTTGGAGATAGCCACAGGAAGTTTGGtctgctcatttttgtggGTGACTTACGGATTCACCATCAAGGATGGCTTTGTCATCGTGCCAAACCTCTGTGGGTTTATCCTAAGTCTGTTGCAGATTGCGTTGATCCTGTTGTATTCCAATAAGGAGGCCATTGTTAATTACGACGAGGGAGAGGCGGTAGATTTTGTAAATGAGGGGGCAGCTATCCATGTCAGTAGGAAGAATCGCTACGCCGCTACGgaaaatcatatttttttgaacgaGTTTGGTGTGGACGAAGAGAACAAACTGGGGAGTGAGGAGGTGGCTAGTACGCGCGGGACAACCTATGGGAATAGCGGAAGCGGCAGTAATGTAAAAAGTGGGAACAATGCGAATGGCTCCTTTTTTGATTTAGCGTATGACGAGACTTCCCCCCTTACCGGCACCAACTTTGGCAGCGGCTTCCCCCACGGAGGGGGGGCACCCCGGCAGGGCTACCTCAATCGCTCTGGCAGCGCGCAGCAGGACTCGCCCCTCACCTTCTGA